The DNA sequence CGATGCGGCCGAAGCTGATGCTGTTCGACGAGCCGACCTCGGCGCTGGACCCGGAGCTGGTCGGCGAGGTGCTCGACGTGATGCGCGAGCTGGCCCGCGAGGGCATGACGATGGTCGTCGTGACCCACGAGATGGGCTTCGCCCGTGAGGTCGGCGACGCGCTGGTCTTCATGGACGACGGCCGGATCGTCGAGTCCGGTGACCCGCGCGCGGTGCTGTCGGACCCGAAGGAGGAGCGCACCCGCGCGTTCCTGTCGAAGGTGCTCTGAACGGTCGGGCGCCGCGGCCGGGTTAGCATCCGGGGATGTTCAACCGCGGTGGCCTCCTCGTTCGACGAGTGGAGCGCGATCGCGGACACCGGTGTCGTCCCGCTCCGGGTCCGGCCCCCGGTCACGGGTCCGTCGGGGTTCCACGGCGAGATCGCCGGGTGCGCCGTCGACGGCCGGGGTGGGCGTCTCCCGGATCGCCGCCGATCCGTGCCGGATGACCCGGTCCGGGTCGGTGGACGACGCACCGGACACGCTCTTCCTGTCGATCCAGCACAGCGGAGCGCTGCGGGTGGCCCAGGCGGGCCGGGTCGCCCGGGCCGTCGCCGGGGAGGCCGTGCTGTACCGCAGCCGGGACCGGCCGTCCCTGGTCTGCGAGGAGTCCACGTTGTGTGACGGTGCAGGTGACCGGGGAGTGCGCGGAGCTCGGCGGGACGGCCGTCGCCGCGGGGCTCGCGCGGACGATTCCGGCCCCGACGCCGGCGCTGCGCGTGCTGGCCGCGACGCTCGGCCCGCTCGGGCGGGCCGCCGGCGACCTGGATCCGGTGCCCGCCGCCCGGATGTCGTCCGCCGTGCTCGAGATCCTCGGCGCCCTGCTCGGCTCGCTCGGGGGCACCGAGACACTCCCGACCGGCCCGGTCGCCCTCGCCGCGACGCCGCAACGGTTCGTCCTGGACCAGCTCACCGACCCCGGCCTCTCCGTCGACACCGTCGCCCGGCGCTTCGGGGTCTCCGGCCGCTACGTCACCCGGGTGTTCGCCGAGGCGGGTGGCCGAGCTGCTCGCGGGTCAGGACCCCGTGGGACATCGCCGTCCTCCTCCCGGCGGCCGCCCGCACCGCGGCCCGCCGTGGAGCAGTCTGGGCCCGCCCCGGGAGCCGGGCCGTCGTTCCCGGCCCCGATGGGGGCGTTGCGGGAACAGCCCCGATGGGGGCGTTGCGGGAACAGCCCCGATGGGGGCGTTGCGGGAACAGCCCCGATGGGGGCGTTGAGGGAACATCGGCCGCGGAGCTCAGCTCCGGGGGATGCGTCCCATCAGGAAGAACTCCGGGTTGGGGCGCAGCGCGGTCAGGTGCGCGAGCCGGTTCGACATCGCGAACAGGGCGGTGATCGCGCCGACGTCCCAGATCTCGTCGGAGGTCAGGCCGGCGGCGCGGGCGTCGTCGAGATCGGCCTCGGTCAGCGACTCCGAGCTCCGGGCGACCAGCAGGGCCAGGTCGACGATCGCGCGCTCGCGCTCCGACAGCTCGACCGCGTAGGGGTTGGTCGCGACGCGGTCGGCGATCTCCGGGTCCTTGTACCGGATCCGGAGGATCGCCCCGTGCGCGACGACGCAGTAGGTGCAGTCGTTGGCCCCCGAGGTGGCGACGACGACCAGCTCGCGTTCGGCCTTGGACAGTCCGTCGTCGGAGTCCATCAACGCGTCGTGGTAGTCCAGGAACGCCCGCAGCTCCCGCGGGCGCCGGCCCAGGGCCCGGAACACGTTGGGGACGAACCCGGAGCGCTCGGCGATCGCGCCGATCCGCTCCGCCAGGTCCGGCGGGAGCCCGTCGAGGTCGACGTGCCCGAACCTGCTCACCTCGTGCTGTGCCATGTCCCGGACGCTAGTCGGGATCGGGCGCCGCGACCCCCGTCCGATAGGCCCACACGACGGTCTGCAGCCGGTCCCGGGTGCCGATCTTCGCCATCGCCCGGCCCAGGTGCGACTTCACCGTCGACGTCTCGACGACCAGCTCCTCGGCGATCTCGGCGTTGGAGAGCCCGCGGGCCAGCATCCGCACGATCTCGGTCTCCCGCGGCGTCAGCGGGGCGACCCCGCCGTCGGGCGCGGTGTCCGGTGCGGGGCGGCGCCGCGCGAACTCGGCGATCACCCGGCGGGTGACGGTCCGGTCGATCAGCCCGTCGCCACGGGTGAGGCGGCGGACGGCGTCGACGAGGTCGTCGGGGTGGGTGTCCTTGAGGACGAACCCGCTCGCGCCCGCCTCCAGCGCGCCGAACACGTAGTCGTCGAGGTCGAAGGTGGTGACGACGAGGACCGCGGGGACCGGGTCGTCGAGGCCGGTGATCTCCCGGGTCGCGACGAGCCCGTTCCCGCCGGGCATCCGGACGTCCATGCAGACCACGTCGGGCCGGTGCGCGCGCGCCAGCGCCACGGCCTCCGGCCCGCTCGCGGCCTCTCCGACGACCTCGACGTCGCCGGCCAGCTCCAGGAACATCCGGAACCCGGCCCGGACGACGGCCTGGTCGTCGGCCAGCACCACCCTGATCACGCGCGTCCCCCTCCGGTCTCCGGGCCGGGGTCGTGCGGGACGACCAGGCGGACCTGCCAGCCGCCGTCGTCGGTCCGGACCGCGGAGAACGTCCCGCCGACCAGCTGCGCGCGCTCGCGCATCCCGGCCAGCCCGAACCCGCGGGTGCCCGGGGCGTCGGCGGAGGGCGCCGGGGTGCCGCGCGCGGGCCCGTTCACGACCTCGACGGCGACCCGGTCGTCGGCGTGGGTCACCGTCACCCGGACCGGGGCGCCGGGGGCGTGCTCACGGGCGTTGGCCAGTGCCTCCTGCACCACCCGGTAGCAGGTGACGTCGGCGACCGGGGACGGCTCGCCCGGGTCCCCGCGCCGGACCAGCTCCACCGGACCGCCCAGCTCCCGGGCCTGCTCCACGAGCCCGTCGAGCTCGGCGAGGCCGGGCACCGGGGTATCGGCCTCGGCGCCGCCCGCCCTCGGCTCCCGCAGCGCCCCGACGACCAGACGCAGGTCGTGCAGGGTGCGGCGACCCTGCTCCCGCAGCCGGGACGCCGTCCGCCGCGCCTCGTCCGGGTCCCGGTCCACCAGCCGCTCGACCACCGCGGCCTGCACCACCATCGCCGACAGGTGGTGCGCGGCGACGTCGTGCAGCTCCCGGGCCATCCGGGCCCGCTCCCGGGCGACGGCGGCGTCCGCCCGTTCCCGGTACGCCGCGACGACACCGGCGGTGTGCACCCGGTCCAGCTCGGCGTAGCGCCGCCGGGTCCGCAGGTACACACCCAGCAGCAGCGGGCCGCCGTAGACCAGGACCGCCGACAGCACCTGCGAGACGACCAGCCCGCCCGCGCCGAGCAGCGCGTCGCCGGACGGGCGTACCGCGGTCCCGGTGAGCACCACGGCCGTCTCGACGACCGCCGCGGCGCCGACCAGGGCCCCGGCCCGGCGCGCCGGGAGCCGCGACCCGCAGGTGCCGGCCGCGATCGCCGTCGCCGGGCCGCGCAGCGCCGCACCCACCGGCATCAGGACGACGTTCACCAGCCCCAGCCCGACCGTCAGCGCCAGACAGACCGCGGGGGCGGTGCGGCGCAGCGCCAGCAGCAGGTTCTGCACTGTCACCACCCCGAGTGCCAGCGCCACCGTGCCCTGCGCGAGGCCCAGCTCCGCGGCCGGGCCCGGTGCCAGCACCACCGGGGTGACCACCGCGAGCGTCCCGGCCGCGACGAGCACCGCCAGCGCGGTGTCGCGGCGTCGCGGTCCGGCCAGGCCCAGCGCGGTGAGCCGGGCGTCGAGCCGTTCCACGACCGTGCGGGGTGGCGGTTCGGGGTGCGGGTGCATGGGGTCTCCGGCCTCGGGTGGGGTGATCGTAGGGCTCAGTAGGTGAGGCTCGGCAGCAGCAGGCCCGCCACGACCGCCACCACCGCGATGCCGGCCAGGGCGAGCAGCAGCATCACCCGGCCGGTCACCGACCACGCGCCGGCCCTGGCGCGCAGTGCGGTGACCACCCCGGCCGCCGCGACGGGCACGCCCACCACCCCGATCCACTGGAGCACCTGGAGCCCGCGCAGCACCGGGAGCGGCACCTCGCCCAGCGACGCGATCGTGAGCACCGAGACCACCCAGCCCGTGAGCGCGACGAGCGCCGCGAGCGCCGCGGCCCGGGTGAGACCGTGCGCGACCCGGTCGGCCCGCGGCCGGGTCGCGACGACCACGCCGTACCGGCGGCGCCACAGCGCCCCCGCCGGCCGGGCGACGAGCGCACCGAGGAGCACCACGACCGAGCCGGCCAGCACCGTGCCGAGCAGCGTCGCGTCACGCAGCGGGCCGACCGACAGCTCGGTGAACGCCGCGTCGTGACCCAGTGCGGTGACCCGGCCGTCGGCATCGGTGCGCACGGTCAGGAGCCGCTGCCCGCCGACCTCCCGCCACAGCCCGGGCCGGACCTCGGCGTAGGCGGCGGGGCGGACGTCGTTCGGGGCGGGCGAGACCAGCAGCGTGCCGTCCGGCCGGGCCGCCACGCGCATCTGGGCCAGCAGGTTCATCGCCCCCATGAAGGTGCTCTCCGACCGCCGGGCCGACTCGTAGGTCCCCGCGATCGCGGCGGCCCTGGCCGGGGTGCCCGCGTCCGGAGCCGGCGCCGGGCCCGCCGGACCGGGGAGGTAGCGGTCGGTGAACCCCTCGGTCACCGCGCGCCGCAGATCCAGGGTGTCCGCGCCGCCGCGACCGATGCTGTTCGTCGTGACGAACACGCCGATCCGCTCGGCCGGGTACAGCTGCAGGTGCGAGTGGAACCACTGGGTGTCGCCGCCGTGGCCGAGGACGAGGTGGCCGTTGCGGCTCTCGTCGAACACCCCGAGTGCCATCCGCGGGCCGTCGGCGAGCGCGCCGAGGGTGTCCGGGCCCAGCGCCGGGCGCTGCATGAGTGCCCACGCGGCGGGGGAGAGCAGCGGGGTCGAACCGGGTGCGCCGAGCAGGGCTGAGGCGAACCGGCCCATGTCGGTGGCCGACGCGCTCAGCGACCCCGCCGGGGCCGGGCTGACGAACTCGAACGGCATCGGCGGGGCGTCGACGCTGGTGTGGCCGTCCGACATCGCCGCGGCGACGGCCGCGGGCAGCGGCTGGTCGAAGGTCGCGGTCGTCATCCCGGCGCGGTCGAGCACCTCGCGCTGCACGTACCGCTCGAAGGGCTCGCCGGTGACCCGCTCGACGACGTGCCCGGCCAGGCCGTAGCCGTAGTTGGAGTACGACGGCACGGTGCCGGGGGTGCTGACCTGCTCGGGCGGGTCGGTGGCGAGGAACTCCCGCAGTGACGGGCCACCCGGCCCGGTGCGGATGAGCCCGCGGATCTGCTCCTCGAAGCCCGCAGTGTGGCTCAGCAGGTTCCGCAGGGTCACCGGGCCGCGGGGCATCGGCACGTCGATGTCGAGATGGCGGCGGACGTCGGCGTCGAGGTCGACGAGGCCGCGGTCGGCGAGCTGCAGCACGGCGACCGCGGTGGCCACCTTCGACACAGACCCGACCCGGAACAGTGTCCGGACGGGGTCGACCGGCCTGCCCGGTCCGGCCGAGCCGTAGCCGCGGGCGGCGAGCACCTGCCCGTCGCGAACGACGGTGACCGCGGCCCCGGCGATCCCACTCCGGTCGAGCGCGGCGGGGACGAGGCCGTCCAGCCAGGCGCCGACGTCGGCGGCGGTGAGCGGAGCGGTCGGGACGGCCGTCCGCGGAGCCGGGGCGGGGGCCGGTGCGGCCGGGGCCGCCCAGCCACCGACCAGAGCCGCGACCAGGAGGACGAGCAGGGCGACGGTGGCAGCGCTGCGGCGGGGCGGGCCGCCGGTCCGGCGTGCGGTGATCATGTCGTCGAGCCTCGCCGGAACGGGCCCCCGGCACATCGGGCGCAGGTCGGCACTGCGGCCTACGACCTCCGACGGAGACGGCTCTTCCGCACACGCGGCCCGATCCGGGACCATGTCGCGCCATGGGAGTCCCGGAGCAGGTCCGCACGCAGCTCGCGACCTGGTGCACCGAGCAGGTGCCCGACGGCGAGAGCGACCGGCGCCGGATCGCCTACACCACCGCCGGCAACACCGTCACGATCCTCGACCGGCGGCCGCCCACGTTCCCGGAGCTGGGTGCGGCATGGTCGTCGACGGCACTGGCGCAGCTGCGGGTCGACGACCCCGGGCCGGGCAGCTGGACGCTGTACCGCGTCGCCGACCCCGGCTCGGGGCAGCGCTGGCAGCCGGCGGGGCCGCCGGACACCGACCCGTTCGTGCTGCTCGCGCGGGTCGCCGCGACGCTCCGCGCGAGCAGCTGACGCTCAGTCGTCACGGCCGCCCGTGACGGCCGGGCGCGGACCCGGTGCCATTGCCGACGGTGTCGACGGGCGGGACGGCTCGTCGTCGGGCGGGGTCGTGTCCGACCCGCGCGGAGCCGGGCGCGGCGCGGGCACCGACGGGTCGACGGTCTCGTGGGCGCCGGCCTGTCCGGCCTGCACCAGGACGGTGACCGGGATCTCCGGTGCCTCCGCGGCCGTCCGGGCGGCGGGGACCGACGGCAGCGGCGGCACGACCGGGGACCCGGGGCCCGGCCGCACGGCGGCGGTGCGGTCCCCGGTGCCGCGCAGGAAGCGCGCCGAGGCCTGGTTCAGCACCTCGAGCAGGGTCGTCCCGGACGAGGCGGCCCGCGGCTCGTCCCCGACGACGGCGAGCATCCGCGGCGCCGCCGCGGTCAGCAGCAGCCCGTCGGCCTGCATCGCGCCCGCACCCAGCACGACCACCAGGTCGGCGGTGTCCGCCGGGGGCAGCGCGCCGAGGACGTCGTCGAGGGGCTCGCAGACGACCAGGCCGAAGCCGGGGACGCCACGGCCGGCGTCGGCCGCCCAGGTCTCGGCGAGCTGCGGGTGGGTCCGGGCGAGTTCGCCGAGCAGCCGGTCCAGCTCGTCGCGGTCGGCGACCTCGCGCCGGGCACGGTCGAGCTCCTCGAGCGCGTCGGCGTAGGCCTGCGGGTCGTGTGCCCGCAGCGCGTCCACGACGGCGTCGTGCTCCGGCGCCCGCGCCCCGTAGGGCACCCGGTCGGCGCAGGTGGCGGCCAGGCGTTCCAGCTCGTCGGCGGCCTCGGCGGGGTCGCCGTGCTCGTCGTAGTCGACGATCGCGCGGGCGACCCGCTCGGCGGCGGCCAGGTCCGGCACCGAGACCGGGGAGTCCTGCTGCAGGAACAGCACGTCGTGGCGCAGCGCGCCGACCGACCGGGCGGTCGCCGCCACCCGGTCCAGGGTGTCGGTGAGCGCGGGCAGCTCGGAGGGGTCCCGCGGGATCGGCAGGCCCAGCACCGCGCACAGCCGCGCGATCTTGTCATCGCGGCGGGCCAGATCCAGGTGCCGGACGATTGCGACCACGTGGTCGTAGCTCTGCGGGGCCTCCCCGCCGACACGGAAGCGGCGCAGGTGCGGCTCGGCGTCCTTCTGCTCCTGCGGGCGGAAGTAGGACCGGGTCCGGCCGCCGGAGTCGAGGAAGTCCAGGTAGCGGCGGACGAGGTCGGCGCCGCCCTGGGGCAGCGGCTCCACGATCTCGACCGTGGGACCGGCGGCGTGCCGGGCGCGGTCGTCGCGCTGGCGGGCCGCGTGCCCCTGCAGCGCCTCGAACTCGGCGCGCAGTCCCTGGTGGACCAGGCGACCGACGACCTCGCGCAGCCGCTCGGCGTCCGGGGCCGCGGCGATGGCCTCCAGCGAGCCCAGGACGCACCGGGAGACCTGGGTGACGGCCCCGCGCCGGGCGGCGTCGAGGTCGCGCAGCAGACCGGGGACGATCCGGGCCTCGCCGGTCTCGGCGCCGGCCACGACCCGTGCGGCCCGCTCGCAGCAGCCCGCGACGTCCGCCGGGTCGGGCATGCCGTCGGCGTCGGGGAGGCGCTGGCCGCGCCGGGCGGTGCGGTCCGCGCCGACCCGGGCCAGCAGGCGGCGCAGCCGCTGCAGCTCGCGGACCGGCAGCTCCGGGAACGAGGTGGCGACCCGACCCTCCACGCTCACCGGCAGCGAGTCGTGCACCGCGGCGACCCGCTCGGCGGACGCACCGGTCACCAGGACGCGCATGCCGTAGCCGGTCAGCTCGGCCAGCGCCCTGGCGAGCTCGCCGGGGCTGCTGTCGGAGAGCACGACGAGCGGCTCCTCGGCCACCACGCCGAGCAGTGTCGACGGGTGGGCGGGGTCCTCCTCGGAGCGCGGCGGGGCCGCGGCCCCCAGCGCGGTCGACAGGGTCCGCAGACCGGCCGGCACCCGGCCGGCGCGCAGTTCGGCGGTGATCCGCGCCGCCGCCGCCCGCGGTGCCCCTCCGCCGCGGCCGGCCGACGCCAGCCCTTCGACGAACGCGACGAGCGCGTCGATGTCCGTGTCCTGGGACACCCGGACGTCCAGCATCTCGTCTCACACCTCCGCCGTACCCGTGTCGTCGCCCCGGGGACGACGTTCACGGTGTGTATCGCCGTGGACGGCCCGGTGTTCCGCCTCCCCCGTGATCGTCCGGCCGGGACCGGCCGGCCGCCGTCACGAGGAGCGACGGAGCCGTGTCCCGTTCGGGGTACACGGCGGGTGCGGGATCGCCGTTCGGACGTCCCCGATCTCCCGCGAAAGGCTACCGGTCAGGGCTCTATGCTGGGCCGATCTCGTCGAGACCGGGCAACGTCGCCCCTTTCGGCGTCCTTCGCTGTCCACAGTGAGCGACCAAGGCAGTTCAAACACTGCTCCATCGGAGTGAACTTACCCGATCAGCAACAGCGGGCGGAGGGAACACGGTCCTGGCGGTCGGTCCGCTCCCGCCAGAACTCGCGCTCGCCCAGCACCGGCGCACCGGGGTGGTGGGCCGCCCGATGGGCCAGGTACCGCTCGTAGTCGCGCTCCCCGGCGAGCTCGCGCACGAACGTCCAGAACGCCCGGAGCCGGCTCATCCGGAGCCCCCGGCCCTGGCGAGCTCGCGTTCGGAGCGAGTGGGGATCAGCCCGGCAGGGGCCTGGATCCGGGACTCGACGTACGGGTCCTCGGAGCCGCCGGGCAGCGGGCGTCCGCGCAGCGCGGCGACCCACACCCGGACCGAGTCGGCCAGGACGATCACGATGAGCAGCGCGAACAGGGCGGTGAGCACGGTGTCGACGGTCGTGTTCACCACCACCTTCTGCATGGCCTCGACGGTCCTGGCGGTGCCCAGGCTCGTCTTCCCGGCGTCGAGCGCGGCCTGGTACTGGTCGCGCTGGGCCCAGAACCCGAGCTTGGGGTTGTCGGAGAAGATCTTCTGGTAGCTCGCGGTCAGGGTGACGACGGCGTCGAACACCAGCGGGACCAGCGTGATCGGTGCGTAGCGGGCACGGCCGGAGCGGATCAGCAGCGTGGTGCAGACGGCCAGTGCGACGGCGGCGAGCAGCTGGTTGGCGATGCCGAACAGCGGGAAGAGCTGGTAGATGCCGCCCAGCGGGTCGTTGACGCCGGCGTAGAGCAGGTAGCCCCAGGCCCCGACGATGACGGCGCTGCAGATCCAGGCGCCCGGCCGCCAGCTCGTGTCGCGGAAGCGCGGCACCACGTTGCCGATCGTGTCCTGCAGGATGAAGCGTCCGACGCGGGTGCCGGCGTCCACCGTGGTGAGGATGAACAGCGCCTCGAACATGATCGCGAAGTGGTACCAGAAGGCGCGCATCGCGGCGCCGCCGAAGACCTGGGAGAACACCGTCGACAGCCCGACGGCCAGGGTCGGCGCCCCGCCGGAGCGCCCGACCAGTGTGTGCTCCTCCACTGCCTGCGCGGCCGCGGTGAGGTCGGCCGGGGAGATGGTGAACCCGATCTGCGCCACCGCGGCGGAGGCGGTCTCGACGGTCGGCCCGAGCACCGTCGCGGGCATGTTCATCGTGAAGTAGAGGCCGGGGTCGAGGATGCAGGCCGCGGCCAGTGCCATGATCGCGACGAAGGACTCGGTGAGCATCGCGCCGTAGCCGATGACCCGGATCTGGGACTCCTTCTGGATCAGCTTCGGTGTCGTGCCCGAGGCGACCAGGGCGTGGAACCCGGACAGGGCACCACAGGCGATGGTGATGAAGACGAACGGGAACAGCGAGCCCGCCGCGACCGGGCCCTGCCCGTCGGAGGCGAACCGGGTCAGCGCGTCCATCTGCAGCGACGGCCAGGCCAGCAGGATCGAGGCGGCGAGCAGCACGACCACGCCGACCTTCATGAACGACGACAGGTAGTCGCGCGGGGCGAGCAGCATCCAGACCGGCAGCACCGAGGCGGCGAAGCCGTAGACCACCAGCGCGAGGGTCAGCTGGTTCGCGGTCAGGTGGAAGACCTCGCCCCAGGACGAGTTCTGCACCCAGCCGCCGCCGACGATCGCCAGCAGCATCAGCGCGACGCCGAGCACCGAGACCTCGATGATCTTCCCCGGGCGCAGGTAGCGCAGGTAGAAGCCCATGAACAGGGCGATCGGGATCGTCATCGCGAGCGAGAACGTGCCCCACGGCGAGTCGGCCAGGGCCTGGACGACGACCAGCGCCAGCACCGCCAGCAGGATCACCATGATGGCGAGGACGGCGACGATGGCCGCCGTCCCGCCGACCGGACCGATCTCCTCGCGGGCCATCTGGCCGAGGCTGCGCCCGCTGCGGCGGGTGGAGAAGAACAGCGTGACCATGTCCTGGACCGCGCCCGCGAACACGACCCCGACGATGATCCAGATCGTGCCCGGCAGGTAGCCCATCTGCGCCGCGAGCACCGGGCCGACCAGCGGGCCCGCGCCAGCGATGGCCGCGAAGTGGTGACCGAACAGCACCCGCCGGTCGGTGGGCTGGAAGTCCTGCCCGTCGTCGAGACGTTCGGCCGGTGTGGCGCGGGTGTCGTCCACGCGCAGCGCGCGGTGGGCGATGAAGCGGGAGTAGAAGCGGTAGCCGATCGCGTAGGACGCGACGGCGGCGAACACCAGCCAAGCCGCGGAGATCTCCTCGCCGCGGGTGAACGCGACGATCGACCAGGCGATCGCGCCCACCACCGCCACCGCGACCCAGATCGCGATCTGCCTCGGGTCGCGACGACGGGTCGTGCCCGTCCCCCCGGTCCCCGGTTCTCCCGGTCGCTCCGTCGTGACCATGCCGTCCCCCGCTCGTGCACCGTGCGCGACCGACGCCGTCGTGGGGCCGGCCCGATCGGGAACGTTACGTCGGGCAACGTTCGCTGTCACCGGTCCAGGGACGCCGTTACCGAGTCTCGACCGGCCGCGTCCTTCCCGATCCGGGGACGCCCACCTCACGGGCCCCGTGCAGGCGCAGCACGGAGCCCCCGCACACCGGACGGCGTGCGGGGGCTCCGTGGGTCTCGCGCGGCCGGGGCCGCGGTGGGTCAGGCGCCGAGGCGCTGCTTCAGGGCCTCGAACTCGTCGCGGATCGACGTCGGGAGGTTGTCGTCGCCGATCTTGGCGAACCACTCCTCGATCAGCGGGATCTCGGCCTTCCACTCCTCGACGTCGACCGCGAGGGCCTCCTCGACGTCGGCGCGCTCGGCGTCGACCCCCTCGAGGTCGATCTGGTCCACGGTCGGCACGAAGCCGATGGGGGTGTCGACGGCGGCCGCCGTGCCCTCCATGCGCTGGATGCACCACTTGAGGACGCGGCTGTTCTCACCGAAGCCGGGCCACAGGAAGCGGCCGTCCTCGCCGCGGCGGAACCAGTTGACGTAGAAGATCTTCGGGAGCTTCTCGGCGTCGGCGCTCTTGCCGAGGTTCACCCAGTGCGCGAAGTAGTCGCCGACGTTGTAGCCGAGGAACGGCAGCATCGCCATCGGGTCGCGCCGGACCTGGCCGAGGCCGCCGGCCGCGGCCGCGGTCTTTTCCGAGGACATGGTGGCGCCCATGAAGGTGCCGTGCTGCCAGCTGCGGGCCTCGGTGACCAGCGGGATCGTGGTCTTGCGGCGGCCACCGAACAGGATGGCCGAGATCGGCACGCCGCTCGGGTCCTGCCACTCCGGCGCGACGACCGGGCACTGCGCGATCGGCACGGTGTAACGCGAGTTCGGGTGCGCGGCGTCGGTGCCGGAGTCGGGGGTCCAGTCGTTGCCCTTCCAGTCGGTGAGGTGCTGGGGGTCGCCCTCCAGTCCCTCCCACCAGACGTCGCCGTCGTCGGTCAGCGCGACGTTGGTGAAGAGCGCGTTGCCCTCCTCGATGGTGCGCATCGCGTTGGGGTTGGTCTTCCAGTTGGTGCCCGGCGCGACACCGAAGAAGCCGAACTCCGGGTTGATGGCGTAGAGCCGGCCGTCCTCACCGAAGCGCATCCAGGCGATGTCGTCACCGACGGTCTCGGCGCGCCAGCCGGGGATGGTCGGCTGCAGCATCGCCAGGTTGGTCTTGCCGCAGGCGCTCGGGAAGGCCGCCGCGACGTAGTAGGCCTTCTCCTCCGGGCTGATGAGCTTGAGGATGAGCATGTGCTCGGCGAGCCAGCCCTCGTCGTGGGCCATCGCCGAGGCGATGCGCAGCGCGTAGCACTTCTTGCCGAGCAGGGCGTTGCCGCCGTAGCCGGAGCCGTAGCTCCAGATCTCCCAGGTCTCCGGGAAGTGGCTGATGTACTTGGTCTCGTTGCACGGCCACGGCACGTCGGCCTGGCCCTCGGCGAGCGGGGCGCCGATCGAGTGCAGCGCCTTGACCCAGCGGTCACCCGCGACGTCGAGCAGCGGGACGACCTGCGCACCCATCCGGGTCATGATCTTCATGGAGATCACGACGTACTCGGAGTCGGTGATCTCGATGCCGATCTTCGGGTCGTCCGAGTCGGTCGGCCCCATGCAGAACGGGACGACGTACATCGTCCGGCCCTTCATCGAGCCGCGGTACAGCTCGGTCATGGTCCGCTTCATCTCGGCCGGGTCGGCCCAGTTGTTGGTCGGGCCCGCGCCGCGCTCGGTGCCGGTACAGATGAAGGTCCGCTCCTCGACCCGCGCGACGTCGTCGGGGTCGGAGGCTGCGTAGAAGGAGTTGGGTTTCTTCTCCAGGCGTGTGAGGGTCCCCGCCTCGACCAGCTGGTCGGTGAGCCGGGTCCACTCCTCGTCCGAACCGTCG is a window from the Pseudonocardia sp. HH130629-09 genome containing:
- a CDS encoding phosphoenolpyruvate carboxykinase (GTP) → MTAATVPGTDKAPTTNQGVAAWVQEIAELATPDRVVWCDGSDEEWTRLTDQLVEAGTLTRLEKKPNSFYAASDPDDVARVEERTFICTGTERGAGPTNNWADPAEMKRTMTELYRGSMKGRTMYVVPFCMGPTDSDDPKIGIEITDSEYVVISMKIMTRMGAQVVPLLDVAGDRWVKALHSIGAPLAEGQADVPWPCNETKYISHFPETWEIWSYGSGYGGNALLGKKCYALRIASAMAHDEGWLAEHMLILKLISPEEKAYYVAAAFPSACGKTNLAMLQPTIPGWRAETVGDDIAWMRFGEDGRLYAINPEFGFFGVAPGTNWKTNPNAMRTIEEGNALFTNVALTDDGDVWWEGLEGDPQHLTDWKGNDWTPDSGTDAAHPNSRYTVPIAQCPVVAPEWQDPSGVPISAILFGGRRKTTIPLVTEARSWQHGTFMGATMSSEKTAAAAGGLGQVRRDPMAMLPFLGYNVGDYFAHWVNLGKSADAEKLPKIFYVNWFRRGEDGRFLWPGFGENSRVLKWCIQRMEGTAAAVDTPIGFVPTVDQIDLEGVDAERADVEEALAVDVEEWKAEIPLIEEWFAKIGDDNLPTSIRDEFEALKQRLGA